The nucleotide window CCCGTATCCCACATAGGAAAAATATACAACCTTCTTTCAACAGAGATAGCAAACCAAATAAGCGAAGAAATAGAAGAAATACGAGAAGTATACGTTAGACTCTTATCACAGATAGGGCAGCCAATAGACGAACCAAAATGCGTAAGCGTCCAGACAATACCACACGAAAATCAAAACCAAAAGAAAGTTCAACCAACAATAAAAGCAATAGTTGAAGACAACCTCGAAAACATAAACAAAATATCAGAAAAAGTAATCAACGGAGAACTAAAAACATTCTAAACCAAAAAACCTCCAATCACCCAAAAAACCCCTTTCAATAAACAAAAAAACTATAAATTAATTGAAAGGGGCTATTTAACAAAAAATCCAGTAAAGTTAAATTTCTATAAAATTATTAGTTATGAGACTGGTGGCAAGTTTTGATTAAATGTATATGCGATGGCAAACACAGGGTTCCAGCCCTCGCAGTAGACATAATCATAGTTAACTCAAAAAACTTAGTTCTAATCAAGAGAGCTAGTGACCCATATAAAGGAATGTGGGCTCTTCCAGGTGGATTCATAAAAGAAGGAGAAACACTGGAAGAAGCAGCACAACGAGAAGCATTAGAAGAAACAAACCTCAAGGTAGACATAAAAAAAACCATCGATGTATATTCAGACCCCAAACGAGACCCCAGAGGCCATGTATTCTCAATAACGGTAGCGGGAATAACCAGAGGGACACCAAAACCTGATACCGACGCCAAGGAAGCAAGATGGTTCAACATCAACGACCTACCTAAACTAGCTTTCGATCACCAAGAAATAATAAATGATTATTTAAACAAGGAGCGGAGGAATTAATTATGGAGTTTTGTTCAGAATGCGGAAGCATGATGATGCCCGATGATGGGTTATTCAAATGTAGAAGTTGCGATGTAGTTATGGAGATAAAAGAAGACTATAAATACACTGAGAACCAAGAAGACAACGAAATACCGGTGATTGAAGACGGAAACTCAAACGTACTGCCAACAGTTGAAGAAAAATGTCCAGAATGTGGACACAACAAAGCCGGTTGGTGGCTAAGACAACTAAGAAGTGCCGACGAATCAGAAACACGGTTCTTCAGGTGTTTAGAGTGTCAATTCACATGGAGAGAATACGACTAAAAAAACTCTACATCCCAAACCCACCTTCAAGGTTTTAATAAAATTAAATATATTTGAGTATGGCTGGTGTAATTAATGGCATTTAAAGCAAGCATAAAAACAGGGAAACTTAAGGAATCACTTGATGCAGTCGGAAGACTAGTAGATGAAATAAAACTGAACATTGAAGAAGATGGATTGAACTCAAAAGCAGTAGATCCAGCAAACGTCGCTATGTCTATCCTAACCATCCCAAAAAAAGAATTCGAGTCCTACGACCACACCGAAGACATGACAATAGGTATAGACCTAAACAGAATAGACGATATCCTATCACTCGCTTCAAGCGAAGACATACTAGAACTAGAGACCGATGACGGCTCAATGATGAAAATAAAAGTATCCGGGTTCGAATACGACATCTCATTAATAGACCCCTCAACAATAAGAAAAGAACCAAACATACCTGACCTCGACCTCCCAGCAGAGATAGTACTAGACGGCCAGAGAATACAACGAGCAATCAAAGCAACCGAAAAAATAAGCGACTACATAGTAATCTCAACAGAAAACGACTCATTAGTAATAACAGGAGAAGGAGACACAGACAGCGTTCGAATAGCACTAAACGAAGAAGACCTAATAAAAATCGAGTCAACAGAAGACGCAAGATCACTCTTCAGCCTAGACTACCTATCAGATATGAGCAAATCAATACAAAAAGCCCCAGAAGTAACAATGAACCTAGGAACCGACTATCCAATACTATTCAAATTCAACATAACAGGAAGCAACATCGAATACCTACTTGCCCCAAGAATCGAGTCCGAGTAAACCAATCCACCCACACAAAAAATAGGATAGGTTTTTTCTTGAAATATTCTAGATAAAAACCGCTTCAAAAGCGGAGGAAACAAAAAAAAGATGGAGGAAAGGCTAGCAAAATACCCCTTCCTCCCTGAAACCCAAACCTACGTCAGGGAGGCTGGTTTCGACATAAACGAATTAATAGAAAACCCAGCCTACACCAGAGAACGCAAATACGCAGTACAGAGAATAACCAACGCAATCAAAAACAAACAAAACAACAAAACAACAGAACCACACATCGAAATACTTTCATACCCAATCTCCAGACTAATTGTAAGCTGCATAAACGACCACTACCTAAACAACAAAATAGCACTACACGAATCCAAAAAATTCCACCACAGAATGCAAAAAGAAAAACCAGAAACAATCAAACACATAGCCCAAGGACTAAAAATAAACACAACAACACAACACAAACAAAACAAAACACAATACCAAATACACTTCACCGACTACCTCAAACACACCAAAAAAATCAACGAAAAAACCTGGAAACTCATAAACCAAAACATAAAAAACGGAAAAATAACACTCCAAAAACAAGAACTACATAGACTACTACAAGAAGCAATCAAAAACAAAATACTAAACGAACTCCCCCTAGACGTAGCAAAAACAATATGCCAAAAACTCAAAAAACAAACCCAAAAAATCGAAAAAACACTAGAAAAAAAGAAAAACCAACTATCAATAGACAAAAACCTACCCATAAAACAAAAAAGCTTCCCACCCTGCATAAAAACCCTAATAAAACGATCCAACAAAGGCGAAAACCTATCCCACACAGATAGATTCACACTAGTATCATTCCTAATAAACATCGGAATGAATACACAAGAAGTACTAAACGTATTCAAAAAATCCCCAGACTACAACGAAGAAAAAACAAAATACCAAATAAACCACATCGCCGGAAGAGAAAAAACAAAATACACACCACCCTCATGCAAAACCATGAAAACCTACAACATCTGCCAAGAACCAGAAGGAATCTGTCAAAAAGTATCACACCCCCTAGGATACTACAGATGGAAAATAAAAAAAACCCAAACAAACCAAAACCAAACAAAAAACAAAAAATAAACAAAACCAAACAACCACAAACAACCTAAAATAAAACCTATTAAAAAGGAGCAAAAAAAAGAAAATGAGGCTTAGAACAAAAAAATTCCTCAAAGAAAGCTTCCAAAAATATTACTCCAACCCCGACCTACATCTCCCTCCAAAACCAAAACAACGTGAATGGGGATTCATACACATAGACGAAGGATATCCAGAAAAAATCACAATGAAAAGACATAGAGCATTCAACAACCAACAAGGCCTCAAAGAATATCTAAAGTCAATGGCTCCAGCACACACATACTATTCCTCAGCATATTACAAAACACCAAACGCAAAAACAATGGACGAAAAACAATGGACAGGAGCCGACCTCATATTCGATTTAGATGCAGACTACATAGCCAGCTCCAAACTAACATACAAAGAAATGTTACATGAAGTCAAAAAAGAAGCCGACAAACTGATAAACACATATCTAACCAAAGACCTTGGCTTCAACCCCCAAAAAATCCAACTAGTTTTTTCAGGCGGCCGAGGCTACCACATACACGTATACGACAAATCAATAAAGAAATTAGGCAGTGCAGAAAGAAGAGAAATAATAGATTACATATCTGGAAAAGGCCTTTCACCAATAAAAGAAAGAAGCGATAAACAAAACGAAGAAATAATCGAATACCTAGAACTCAAAAACCTCGGAAACAACTGGGATCAAAGAATAACCACATGGATATACCAAGAACTACCAAAAAAACTAGAATCAACAACCAAAGAAAAAGGAATAGAGTTCCTAAAACAACTAGATGGCGTTGGAGAAAAAAAGGCCAAAAGACTACATAAATTCTTCACACACCCAGAAAGAGTCAAAAGAGCAAATAAAACAAGAAACCTAAACATGGTTCGTGGTGTTAAAAAAGACATATGGAGCCAGATAATAGATATGGCAACCGATAAATATGGTATAAACGCCGACGAACCTGTAACAAGCGACATAAAACGATTAATACGACTACCTGGATCACTACACGGAGGAACAGGCCTACAAGTAAAACCAATAAAAATAAACGAAATAAAAGATTTCCATCCACTAAAAGACGCAGTAGTATTCGAAGACAACCCAGTTAAAATAAAAACAAAAAAAGACTACGAAATAACAATAAAAAACACCGAAATCACATTAACCAAACATACCATTAAAGAAATCCCAGAATACGCAGCAGTCTTCCTAGCAGCCAAAGGAATAGTAGAGGTGGAAGGATGGTAGACTTCGACAAACTAAGAGACATACAAAAAGAAGAAAACCGAACAGAAGAACTACTTAAACTAAATAAAAATTTCTACAAAAACGTCGGAGAATACCTAAAAGACCTAGAAGAAGAAATAGAAAGACAAGACGGAAAAGCCAAACTAATACTAAGAGACGAATTCGACAGCTCAATACAAGTCATGGAAAACATATTCCACAGACGAATCGGAAAAATAATCGCATTATCAACAAGACACCTACAAAACGAAAACCCCAACACAGACAAAATGCTACCAATAGAAAAAAAAATATACAAATCACTCTGCAACGACCTCAAAACAGCAAAAAACAAAGTACTAACAAAAATAAACCCCAAAAAACAAAGTACTAACAAAAAACAAACCGAAAACAATGGACAAAAAACAAAAAACAAACCGGAAAAACAAAACAAAACTACTCAAAAAACCAATCAACAAGAAAAAACAACAAAAAAACCGGAGAAAACTTTTAATAATTCACAACACTCATATACTGTAGTTAGAATATTAGATAATTTTCCGAGATTTGTTTCTTCGGACCATAGGACACATCACCTTTCAAAAGAAGACATAGTCTGTATTCCAAATAACGATGCAGAAGTCCTGATGGAACGAAAAATAGCTAAAAAAATTAAGATAAGGTGAATAATTATGAAGATGCCTAGAAGGATTAGAACTCACTGCCCGTTCTGCAACAGCCATGAAGAACATGAAATCGAAAAAGTAAGGAAAGGAAAACCAAGCGAGATGAAGTGGGGGCAAAGACAGTTCAGAAGAGTAACAAGTGGATACCGAGGATATCCAAGACCACTACCAGTCGGAGATAAACCAACCAAAAAAGTCGACCTCCGATACCGATGCACGGAATGCAACAAATCCCATACAAGAGAAGGATTCCGTACATCCAGACTTGAACTAGAGGGATAAAATGAAAACAAGAAGTAAATTTATAAAAGTAAAATGCAAAGACTGTGAAAACCAACAAGTAATCTTTAACAAAGTATCAAACGACGTAGAATGCAGAATCTGTGGCCGAACACTAGCCATACCCACCGGAGGACTTGCCGAACTAAAATCAAAGGTGGTAGAAGAGGTTGACTAACAACCAAAACGATTACCCAGAAGTAGGCGAACTCGTCGTATGCCGAGTATCCAACGTCGTAGACTTCGGAGCATTCGTAGAACTAGAAGAATACGGCAATAAAGAAGGATTAATACACATATCAGAACTCGCCTCCGGCTGGATAAAACACATAAAAGACCACGTACAAGAAGAACAAAAAGTAGTCTGCAAAGTACTCGAAGTAAACCCCAAAAAACAACAAATAAACCTCTCACTCAAAGATGTCAACGAACACCAAAAAAGACAGAAAATACAAGACTGGAAAAACGAACAAAAAGCAGAAAGATGGATCGAGTTCGTAGCAGAAAAAACAGATTCAGATAAAGAAAAAATAAAACAAAAAATAACAAACAAAACAATCGACGACTACGGAGGCCTAATGTACCCAGTGTTCGAAGAAGTAGCACTAGAAGGCACAACCCCATTAACAAAAAGGGGAATAGACCAAGAATTAGCAGAAACCTTCGAAGAAATAGCAAAAGAAAACGTCGAAATACCATACGTCGACATAACCGGATATCTAGAACTAAAAGCCAGAAACTCAAACGGCGTAGAAAAAATCAAAAAATCACTCAAAGAAGGAAACAAAATAGAAAAAGACAACGCAAAAATAAAAATAAGCTACATAGGCGCTCCATACTACCGAGTAAAAATAAACGCACCAGACTACAAAACAGCAGAAACAATACTCGAAGAAGTAACAAACAAAGTACTCAAAAAAATAGAAGAACAAGGCGGAGAAGGCAAATTCCATAGAGAAATAGAGGAGGCAGAATAAATGCAGACACATATAAACTACCTAAACGAAATCAACCTAAACAACCCAATACTAATCGAAGGATTACCAGGAGTCGGACACATCGGAAAACTCGCAGCAGAACACCTAGTAGACGAATTAGAAGCAGAAAAAACAGCAGAAATATTCTCACCCTACCTACCACCCCAAGTAATAGTACAAGACGACGGAATCGCCCGACTCGTCCGAATCGAAATATACACCGCAGAACTCGAAAACAACAAAAACGACGTAATACTAGTAGTAGGAGACCACCAAAGCGTAGAAAACACCGGACACTTCGAAATAACAGAAAAAATACTAGACATAGCAACAGAAAACAACGTCCAAACAATATACACAATAGGAGGACTCGCCACAGGCGAAATGTCCGACACACCAGAAATATACGGCGCAGTAAACGAACACTACCCAAAACAAAAACTAGAAGAAAAAGGCGTCAAATTCGAACAAGGAAAACCAAAAGGCGGAATAATAGGCGCATCAGGACTCCTACTAGGACTAGGAAACCAAAAAGAAATACCAGCAACATGCCTAATGGGAGAAACAAGCGGATACATCGTAGACCCAGCAAGCGCCCAAAAAGTACTACGAATACTCTCCGAAATGCTCGAAATCGAAATAGACACAAAAAAACTCGAAGAAAGAGCAGAAGAAATGGAAGAAGTAGTCTCAAAACTAAAACAAAGATACCAAGAAGAACAACAACAACCACAACCAACAGGCGACGACCTACGATACATCGGATAAAACAAAAAAACTGGGCCTAAAACATGCAGATAAAAAACTGCCAAAAATGCCAGCTATCCAAAAACAGAACAAACATAGTAACCGGCCAAGGCCCCAAAAACGCCGAAATAATGATCATAGGCGAAGCACCAGGAAAACAAGAAGACAAAAAAGGCAAACCATTCGTAGGCAAAGCAGGCAAAATACTAAACCAAACACTCAAAAACACAGGAATACAAAGAAAAAACACCTACATAACCAACATCATCAAATGCCGACCACCCAAAAACAGAGACCCCAAAAAAAAAGAAATGGAAGCCTGCAAACAACACCTAAAAAAACAAATCAAACAAATCAACCCCACATACATAATCTGCCTAGGAAGAATCGCCTCACAAAGAATAACAGGCCAAAAAATAACACTCAAAAACAAACACGGAACATTCCTAAGAACAAAAAAAGAATACGGAAAAAAGAAAACATACATAACATACCACCCAGCAGCAACAATATACAACAAAAACCTAAAACAAACAATCCAAGAAGACCTAAAAAAATTCACCCAAATACAAACACTAGGAAAATAAAAACACCAAAACAGCCATAACAACAAACCCCACAAACCAACATAACACTTATTTTAACTCTAACTACATATTTCCAGAGACAAACCCATCATTTCATCCAAAAATCAAACCCAACACCCCCTCAAGAAGCAAGCACATCAAGACAAACAAGTAACAAAGGATTTATCAAATAACTATAAACCCATAATCACCCTCTAAATCCTCATAAAAACCTTTTTTTAGAAACCGATTGTGATTGCAAAATAGTTTTGTGCTATCAAAATTAAAAAAATAAATCCAACAAATATCTTAAATATATCGTTGACATCCTTAAACAAAAACCCTGACCCCATATACCCAAATACTCCATCTGCAAAAATTAATGCAGAAAACAACAAAGCAACCAATCCACCTACCAGAGACAATAAATCTATCAAAAAACTACCTCCTCAAATATCTCAATCTTTATATACATATTAAATTACCTTGATTTAAACCTATTATTATAGGTATCTATTTAATTAATTGGTATTTATAGTTATCTATAGCCTTTAGATTGATTAAAAAAAATTAGGGTGGTTGAGAAAGCTTTAAAATCTTTCTCAAGAACTCCCACCCTACAAACCATTAGGTTTTGTAGGTGAAGAGGTCAGGTTATAACATTTGGTTTAGGTTTAGTGTTTTGTCGGTTTTTTCTATCGATTTAGTTGAGTCCTTCTCTAGTTCCATCATTGCTCTTATTGCATCGATGTTTTCAGGTACAACATCGGATTCTTGGTGTACAGCCTGGAAGTAATACAATTCATTGTCTTTGATAACTACTGAGTCACGCCAGACAGGTATCTCCCATACATCATTTCTAGGTCTTCCTGCATCTCGGGCAAGCTCGATTATTTGGGCAGTTGACTTAACACCAATATCTTCATCCACAAAAGTAACTCTAGGTGTTTCCTCTAACACCTCAATTATATCATTAGGTTTTACATCGGTTTCGGATAACTCAACGTTTATTGAATGGAAATGCATTATTGTTGTAGGAACTTTAACAGCCGTTGTGTCTATATCTAGATCTGGTATAACTGTCATTACATCTGGGCCATGGTGGCTAGGTACTTTCATTTTTGGTTTGATAGCGTTTATTGGTCCACGTTCATCCTGTTTTGGATCGCCGCCACGACGTATCATTGTCGCTCTTACCTTATCTATACCAAACTCTCTTTTTATTGGGTAGAGTGTTCTGCATAAAGCCGTCGTGTTACAAGAAACAACACGTGTTTCATCTCGTCCATATGCATCTATATAATTCACCAATGAATTGAATGAAAAACCAGCTACCTCATGGTCTTCTCCACCCTGGTATATCGCTTTAACATCCATTTCTTGATATAACTCACTGTTTTTAGCTCCAACACCACCAGGTGTACAATCAACAATTATATCAGATTGTTCTATTAATTCCTCTAAACCGCCCTTGACATCCATACCCTTCTCCCTAAAATTAGGCAACCTCTCAGAAACCGCACAATAAAGAGGATAACCACGATCCAACGCCAACTTACTTTCATAGTTAGGAGAAGTCTTCGAAACACCAACAACCTCCATATCATCTTGAAGGGCTACAGCATCTGCAATTCTCTTACCAATAGTTCCAAAACCATTTATTCCAACTTTACAATTCATAAAAAACCTCCAAAATATAAACAAAAATCATCATCAAAATATCTTTTCTACACCAATTTAACTCTTTATCAAACCAACCTCCCCGACCGTTGAAATAATAAAACATATTTAGATTACCCAGTCCACACTATCTCAATCTAAAAAACTCTCACCATGAATAAATAAAGTTTTATCCCCCCAACCTACTGGGATATAGAATATCTCTATCCTTTTTCAGGCCTTATACACCACTTCTTATTAGGGAGAAGTGAATGTCGCCAACAAAATCTATCAAAATAAAAAATAGTTATATGTTCGGCTTAACTACCATAAAAATTTAATTTATAAATATTTCCGGTTGGAATGGTTAGTTTTTTGTTTTTTTGGCAATTAGTTTTCTTGATGTTATCTTAACTCAGACCCTATAAATCTCCCTCTCTTCAGACTGGAGAAGGGATGTCACATGTATTTAGTTGGGGGATGAGTCTAAATAGTTTAAGAAGTAATTTTCTTTAGAAATACCTGGTTTTGGGTTTAAGTATGAATGATGAGTTTAGAAGTTTATTTCCATTGACGAGTGATGTGGTGTATCTGGATAGTGCTGCAACCAGTTTGACTCCAACCTCTGTTTTAGAGGAGATGAATGATTATTACAATAAATATTGTGCTAATATTGATCGTGGTGTGCATCATCTATCTAAATTGGCTTCACATCGATATGGAGATACGCATAAAAAGATTGGAGAATTGATTGGTTGTAGTGGCAAAGAGGTGGTTCTTACAAAAAACACAACTGAAGCGATAAATCAGGTTGCGTTTGGATTAGATTGGAGTAAAAATGATCATGTTATAACGACAGTTATGGAGCATCATTCAAATTTTGTTCCTTGGTTACGGCTTAGGGAAAAAGGAGTTAAAGTTGACGTTATTGGCATTAAAAATGGCCAGATCGACCTAAATGAATTAAAAAATAAAATAACTTCAGAAACACGTTTGATAGCTATTTGTCATGCATCAAATGTGTTAGGCACCATAAATCCAGTGATAGAAATAGGTAAGATCTGTAGAGAAAACGATATATTATATTTGGTTGATGGAGCCCAATCAACCCCACACCTACCAATAGATGTACAAAAAATAGGCTGCGATTTCTATAGTTTTTCAGGCCACAAAATGTTAGGGCCAACAGGAATTGGAGCTTTATACTGTAAACAAAAACATCAAGAGAAACTCAAACCTTTAATGGTGGGTGGTGGAAATGTATCTAATGTCACAAAAACTGGATACACACTAAAAAAAGGTTACCATAGATTAGAGGCAGGTACACCGAACATAGCTGGCGCCATAGGACTAACAAAAGCAATCCAAATCCTCAACGAAATTGGACTTAAAAACATAAGAAAACATGAAGAAAAACTAAATAAAACATTGATTGACGAACTACGGAACTTAGATGGCTTAAATATACTAAACCCAGATATAGACAGAACAGGTGTAATATCATTCACAATAAAAGGAAAAGACCCTCACAAAATCGCTTTACAACTAGACCAAAAAAACATAATAGTAAGGTCCGGAAACCATTGCTCCCAACCATTAGTAGAACACTACAACTACGACAAAGTAATAAGAACCTCTCACTACATCTACAACACCCAAAAAGAAATAAAAACACTCTGCAAAGAACTAAAAAAACTCATCTAACAAAAACAAAAAAACCATAAAAAAATTTTAATTAAAGATGTTTCAATGTTTTTTAAGGGAACCAAAAATGGTTCTAGTGATATCTAATGACAAACAATAAAAACCGTAGAATAAAGATTCGTGAAGCTGTCCCTAACGATGCTGAAGAAACAGCTCCCTTAATTCTTAATGCATTCGATACCGAAAGAGAGTTATTAGGAAAAAACCATGAAGAACGTATTAAAACACTAAAAAAATTATTTAAAAAAACCAAAAACCGCGTAACATACCAAGATACCTATATTGCTGAAATAAACAATGAAACAGCAGGTGTCTTAATCTCATTCCAAGGAGATAAACTATCTCAAAAAAACCGATACACATTCCTACATCTCATATTAACAAAAAACCCAATCCAATTAATCCGAACAATCTACATATACCTCAAACAGATAAGCCAAATGGCCTCCTTCGAAGAAACAAAAAAAGACGAAATGTATATAGCCTGCCTATCAGTCCACCCAAAACACAGAAGAAAAGGAATTGCAGAAAAACTACTAAAACACCACGAAAAAACAGCAAAACAAAAAGGATACAAAAAATCCAGCCTATGCGTACACGGAAAAAACCATCCAGCAATAAACCTATACCACAAAAAAGGATACAAAGAGAAAAACAAAATCCAAGCAGATGGAATAAAAATAATCAAAATGACAAAAAACATAAAAAACCAATAAAAACCACTAAATACCAAACAAAAAAATAACCCAACCTCCAAACCAAAACCCAGCCATATAAAAAAATAGAACCCTTCAATCGCTAAATAAAATAGGTATTAAAGCCTGAATTAAGATAAAAAACTAATTAGATATACCCTCCATTCCAAAACTAAAGTAAAAAGGGTTTTAAAGGTTGGTATTGGAGAGGGGGTTTTTTGTTTTTATGATAGTTTTTTTAATAGTTTTTTTATGTCTCTTTGTTTTTTGTCTGTTGGTTTTGGGCCTGTGAGGTTTTCGGTAAATGTTTTTCTTTGTTCTTTGTAGAATATGCCGATTGGTATTCTGTCTTCTTGGTAGGTTGCTTCTTTCCAGGCAAGTTGTTTATTTGTTGGGTCGTGGTCTGATTCGGTTAGTTTTACTACTCTATCGTTGTAGTAGTCCCATGTGTTGTAGAAGGCTACGCATGGTTGCAGCATCTCGATTACAGAGAATCCTTTGTGTCTCACTGCTTTTTTAAAGGTCTCTTTAAAGTGTTTTCTTTCTCCTGAATAGCATCTTGCTATGAAGGAGGCGTTGGATCCTATTAGTAGGTGTAGTGGGTTTAACGGTTCTTCAGGAGAGCCTTCTGGCGTGGATTTGCCTTTAAATCCTTTTGGTGATGTGGGGCTAAACTGGCCGGTGGTTAGGGCGTATACACGGTTGTTATGTATTATTATGGTTGCGTCGAGATTTCTTTTTGCAGCATGGATAAGATGGCTAACTCCCTCGTTAAGTATATCGCCATCTCCAGCAAACCCAATTACAGTTAGGTCTGGGTTAGCTATCTTGACACCCATTAAAACTGGTGGGACTCGTCCATGTAATCCATAAAAACCATTTAGATCGAGATAATCAAATATCTTGGCGTGACAACCGATACCAGCTGAAATAACGATGTCTTTTTTCATATAATCTTTATTGAAT belongs to Methanonatronarchaeum sp. AMET-Sl and includes:
- a CDS encoding NUDIX hydrolase, with the translated sequence MIKCICDGKHRVPALAVDIIIVNSKNLVLIKRASDPYKGMWALPGGFIKEGETLEEAAQREALEETNLKVDIKKTIDVYSDPKRDPRGHVFSITVAGITRGTPKPDTDAKEARWFNINDLPKLAFDHQEIINDYLNKERRN
- a CDS encoding transcription factor S; translation: MEFCSECGSMMMPDDGLFKCRSCDVVMEIKEDYKYTENQEDNEIPVIEDGNSNVLPTVEEKCPECGHNKAGWWLRQLRSADESETRFFRCLECQFTWREYD
- the pcn gene encoding proliferating cell nuclear antigen (pcna) translates to MAFKASIKTGKLKESLDAVGRLVDEIKLNIEEDGLNSKAVDPANVAMSILTIPKKEFESYDHTEDMTIGIDLNRIDDILSLASSEDILELETDDGSMMKIKVSGFEYDISLIDPSTIRKEPNIPDLDLPAEIVLDGQRIQRAIKATEKISDYIVISTENDSLVITGEGDTDSVRIALNEEDLIKIESTEDARSLFSLDYLSDMSKSIQKAPEVTMNLGTDYPILFKFNITGSNIEYLLAPRIESE
- a CDS encoding DNA primase large subunit PriL yields the protein MEERLAKYPFLPETQTYVREAGFDINELIENPAYTRERKYAVQRITNAIKNKQNNKTTEPHIEILSYPISRLIVSCINDHYLNNKIALHESKKFHHRMQKEKPETIKHIAQGLKINTTTQHKQNKTQYQIHFTDYLKHTKKINEKTWKLINQNIKNGKITLQKQELHRLLQEAIKNKILNELPLDVAKTICQKLKKQTQKIEKTLEKKKNQLSIDKNLPIKQKSFPPCIKTLIKRSNKGENLSHTDRFTLVSFLINIGMNTQEVLNVFKKSPDYNEEKTKYQINHIAGREKTKYTPPSCKTMKTYNICQEPEGICQKVSHPLGYYRWKIKKTQTNQNQTKNKK
- the priS gene encoding DNA primase catalytic subunit PriS, with protein sequence MRLRTKKFLKESFQKYYSNPDLHLPPKPKQREWGFIHIDEGYPEKITMKRHRAFNNQQGLKEYLKSMAPAHTYYSSAYYKTPNAKTMDEKQWTGADLIFDLDADYIASSKLTYKEMLHEVKKEADKLINTYLTKDLGFNPQKIQLVFSGGRGYHIHVYDKSIKKLGSAERREIIDYISGKGLSPIKERSDKQNEEIIEYLELKNLGNNWDQRITTWIYQELPKKLESTTKEKGIEFLKQLDGVGEKKAKRLHKFFTHPERVKRANKTRNLNMVRGVKKDIWSQIIDMATDKYGINADEPVTSDIKRLIRLPGSLHGGTGLQVKPIKINEIKDFHPLKDAVVFEDNPVKIKTKKDYEITIKNTEITLTKHTIKEIPEYAAVFLAAKGIVEVEGW
- a CDS encoding 50S ribosomal protein L44e, whose translation is MKMPRRIRTHCPFCNSHEEHEIEKVRKGKPSEMKWGQRQFRRVTSGYRGYPRPLPVGDKPTKKVDLRYRCTECNKSHTREGFRTSRLELEG
- a CDS encoding 30S ribosomal protein S27e; amino-acid sequence: MKTRSKFIKVKCKDCENQQVIFNKVSNDVECRICGRTLAIPTGGLAELKSKVVEEVD
- a CDS encoding translation initiation factor IF-2 subunit alpha — encoded protein: MTNNQNDYPEVGELVVCRVSNVVDFGAFVELEEYGNKEGLIHISELASGWIKHIKDHVQEEQKVVCKVLEVNPKKQQINLSLKDVNEHQKRQKIQDWKNEQKAERWIEFVAEKTDSDKEKIKQKITNKTIDDYGGLMYPVFEEVALEGTTPLTKRGIDQELAETFEEIAKENVEIPYVDITGYLELKARNSNGVEKIKKSLKEGNKIEKDNAKIKISYIGAPYYRVKINAPDYKTAETILEEVTNKVLKKIEEQGGEGKFHREIEEAE
- a CDS encoding proteasome assembly chaperone family protein — translated: MQTHINYLNEINLNNPILIEGLPGVGHIGKLAAEHLVDELEAEKTAEIFSPYLPPQVIVQDDGIARLVRIEIYTAELENNKNDVILVVGDHQSVENTGHFEITEKILDIATENNVQTIYTIGGLATGEMSDTPEIYGAVNEHYPKQKLEEKGVKFEQGKPKGGIIGASGLLLGLGNQKEIPATCLMGETSGYIVDPASAQKVLRILSEMLEIEIDTKKLEERAEEMEEVVSKLKQRYQEEQQQPQPTGDDLRYIG
- a CDS encoding uracil-DNA glycosylase; protein product: MQIKNCQKCQLSKNRTNIVTGQGPKNAEIMIIGEAPGKQEDKKGKPFVGKAGKILNQTLKNTGIQRKNTYITNIIKCRPPKNRDPKKKEMEACKQHLKKQIKQINPTYIICLGRIASQRITGQKITLKNKHGTFLRTKKEYGKKKTYITYHPAATIYNKNLKQTIQEDLKKFTQIQTLGK
- a CDS encoding type II glyceraldehyde-3-phosphate dehydrogenase, with the protein product MNCKVGINGFGTIGKRIADAVALQDDMEVVGVSKTSPNYESKLALDRGYPLYCAVSERLPNFREKGMDVKGGLEELIEQSDIIVDCTPGGVGAKNSELYQEMDVKAIYQGGEDHEVAGFSFNSLVNYIDAYGRDETRVVSCNTTALCRTLYPIKREFGIDKVRATMIRRGGDPKQDERGPINAIKPKMKVPSHHGPDVMTVIPDLDIDTTAVKVPTTIMHFHSINVELSETDVKPNDIIEVLEETPRVTFVDEDIGVKSTAQIIELARDAGRPRNDVWEIPVWRDSVVIKDNELYYFQAVHQESDVVPENIDAIRAMMELEKDSTKSIEKTDKTLNLNQML